The following proteins are encoded in a genomic region of Sesamum indicum cultivar Zhongzhi No. 13 linkage group LG8, S_indicum_v1.0, whole genome shotgun sequence:
- the LOC105168536 gene encoding rhodanese-like domain-containing protein 8, chloroplastic produces the protein MAFSYALITWNPLFSLNSTPTSKKYTTGSFQELSTLNNRTQIFSSLQYKHNFCSGSRFSWKYGESFNLLAFSSSNGNWVEVEAGARKEYEDDEFIVVNFYRFVFIQDPEEEVSKHLSFMQGRDIHGRIYLNEQGINAQYSGPSKDALAYVEWLKEDHRFSDILVQISPAISGHAFPKLKLRYKPSLVQLEEGISHLPLLDPSMRATPLTPSEWRTKLEAVNKIDNSLNTPKTNCILLDVRNGYEWDVGHFRGAQRPDVDCFRSTSFGLSETEVIASDPLANVDQEKTDILMYCTGGIRCDVYSTILRQQGFKRLYTLKGGVSHYLENEGSVGWVGNLFVFDARLSLPPSAYKPEISAAASGEQEVSHSFAKCYICESQVSELRHRNCANLDCNLLFLCCLKCVDDFRGCCCMKCTSAPRLRPVLPGHQRYQKWHTYRDLELQSR, from the exons ATGGCTTTCTCTTATGCTCTTATCACCTGGAACCCTTTATTCTCACTCAATTCCACACCCACTAGCAAAAAATATACCACTGGTTCCTTTCAGGAACTCTCCACTCTCAACAACCGAACCCAAATTTTCAGCTCTCTGcaatataaacataatttttgtagTGGGAGTCGATTTTCTTGGAAATATGGAGAAAGTTTCAATCTTTTGGCATTTTCATCTTCAAATGGGAACTGGGTGGAGGTAGAGGCTGGTGCTCGTAAAGAGTACGAGGATGATGAGTTCATAGTGGTCAATTTTTACCGGTTTGTGTTTATCCAAGACCCTGAAGAGGAGGTCTCTAAACACCTCTCCTTCATGCAG GGTCGTGATATACATGGTCGTATATACTTGAATGAGCAAGGGATTAATGCACAG TACAGTGGACCGTCTAAAGACGCCCTTGCCTATGTTGAATGGTTAAAGGAAGATCATAGATTTTCTGACATATTGGTTCAGATCTCTCCAGCTATAAGTGGCCATGCTTTCCCAAAGTTGAAGCTGCGGTACAAGCCATCACTTGTACAG TTGGAAGAGGGCATCTCACATCTCCCTTTGCTTGACCCTTCAATGCGTGCTACACCTCTTACACCATCTGAATGGAGAACCAAGCTGGAGGCAGTAAATAAGATTGACAATTCATTAAATACACCGAAAACCAACTGCATTCTACTCGATGTGAGAAACg GTTATGAATGGGATGTCGGTCACTTCCGGGGGGCACAGCGTCCAGATGTTGATTGCTTCCGAAGCACTTCGTTTGGCCTATCTGAGACAGAG GTCATTGCTTCGGATCCTTTAGCTAATGTTGATCAAGAGAAGACCGATATACTGATGTACTGTACAGGAGGGATTCGCTGTGACGTATACTCCACAATCCTTAG GCAACAGGGGTTCAAAAGATTGTATACTCTAAAAGGAGGTGTTTCTCATTATCTTGAAAATGAAGGTTCGGTTGGATGGGTTGGAAATCTATTTGTTTTTGATGCACGTCTTTCTCTACCACCTTCGGCCTACAAGCCGGAAATCAGTGCTGCGGCAAGTGGAGAGCAAGAAGTGTCCCATTCCTTTGCTAAATGCTACATATGTGAGTCTCAAGTATCTGAGTTGAGGCATCGCAACTGTGCAAATCTTGATTGCAACCTACTCTTCCT ATGCTGTTTGAAATGTGTGGATGACTTCAGAGGATGCTGCTGCATGAAGTGCACGTCTGCCCCTCGTCTCAGGCCTGTACTACCCGGGCACCAAAGATATCAAAAATGGCATACGTATCGAGATCTTGAGTTGCAGAGCAGGTGA
- the LOC105168534 gene encoding tRNA (guanine(37)-N1)-methyltransferase 2: MLDERKFDVQLNLWALRIPREHCKLATRILSGYLLDRPRIKPITEDPTCEKNRYMILSEKIQNSDLSEIPSHKVDELKELCEIQVVPYSMTLGYSYWSADHILKQILPPGLEVPSSFETIGHIAHLNITDELLPYKDVISKVIYDKNYPRIKTIVNKVGTITNEFRVPKFEVLAGDCNMVTEVKQYGAIFKLDYGLVYWNSRLEHEHLRLISKFQAGDTVCDMFAGIGPFAIPAAQKGCQVYANDLNPDSIHYLKINAETNKVASLVRAYNLDARKFISSLMEVPTSEACLQSDAANWKTSEKDEIRPDSEKKLEATYPTGAVQEISDENIADVESNEQLRPKDDANSVTVKRRSESLFEESGTASNAGDSAPERKKRGLNKRISGSQQFNAKPWEHIDHVIMNLPASALQFLDVFRGLINKKYWKGSLPWIHCYCFIRANETEDLIISEAEAALGASIQEPTFHRVRDVAPNKAMFCLSFRLPEEACITVDMAKNAVHDEVRIS, from the exons ATGCTGGACGAGAGAAAATTTGACGTGCAGTTGAATTTGTGGGCGCTTCGAATTCCGCGAGAGCATTGCAAGCTCGCTACTCGGATCCTCAGTGG ATATTTGCTTGACAGGCCACGGATCAAACCTATAACAGAAGATCCAACATGTGAAAAAAATCGTTACATGATATTATcagagaaaattcaaaattcag ATTTATCTGAAATCCCCAGTCATAAAGTTGATGAATTGAAAGAGCTCTGTGAGATTCAAGTAGTTCCGTATTCCATGACACTTGGTTATTCCTATTGGTCTGCAG ATCATATATTGAAGCAGATTCTGCCACCTGGGCTAGAAGTACCTTCATCATTTGAGACAAtag GTCATATTGCCCACCTGAATATCACAGATGAATTACTCCCATATAAGGATGTTATATCAAAAGTTATCTATGat AAAAATTATCCACGAATCAAGACAATTGTCAATAAAGTTGGAACAATAACGAATGAGTTTCGCGTGCCAAAATTTGAAGTGTTAGCAGGAGATTGTAATATGGTTACAGAGGTGAAGCAGTATGGAGCTATTTTCAAGCTTGATTACGGCTTGGTCTATTGGAATTCCAGATTGGAACATGAGCATTTACGGCTAATTTCAAAGTTCCAGGCTGGGGACACTGTTTGTGATATGTTTGCTGGGATTGGTCCATTCGCAATTCCAGCAGCACAGAAAGGATGCCAAGTGTATGCAAATGATTTAAATCCAGATAGCATTCATTATCTGAAGATTAATGCAGAAACTAACAAAGTTGCTAGTCTAGTCCGTGCATACAATTTAGATGCACggaaatttatttcttctctaATGGAAGTGCCTACAAGTGAAGCTTGTCTTCAGTCTGATGCAGCAAACTGGAAGACTTCTGAGAAAGATGAGATTCGTCCCGACTCAGAAAAAAAGCTGGAAGCCACTTATCCAACTG GTGCTGTACAAGAAATTTCAGATGAGAATATTGCTGATGTTGAAAGTAATGAACAGTTGAGGCCAAAAGATGATGCAAATTCAGTCACTGTAAAAAGGCGCTCTGAAAGTTTGTTTGAAG AAAGTGGAACTGCTAGCAATGCTGGCGATTCTGCGCCTGAAAGGAAGAAAAGGGGCTTGAATAAGCGCATTAGCGGCTCTCAGCAATTCAATGCAAAGCCCTGGGAGCACATTGATCATGTCATAATGAATCTGCCAGCCTCTGCTTTGCAGTTTCTTG ATGTCTTTAGAGGTCTTATCAACAAAAAGTACTGGAAAGGATCTCTCCCATGGATCCACTGCTATTGCTTCATACGAGCAAACGAAACAGAGGACTTAATAATTTCA GAGGCAGAGGCAGCATTGGGTGCTAGCATACAAGAACCAACATTTCACAGGGTTAGAGATGTTGCCCCAAACAAG GCAATGTTCTGTTTGAGCTTCAGACTGCCCGAGGAAGCATGCATTACTGTTGACATGGCCAAGAATGCCGTTCATGATGAAGTCAGGATATCATGA
- the LOC105168537 gene encoding TITAN-like protein, whose product MNQKKKKNSNEQQQFEYCEVCRLNQNQGRRHNYFPNHKTSLATLLTRFQSKLTDVKFFLKTPMLLRPEHAHQNRLWCPFCSCDILELDSHFACGNAIEHLASVEHWKSVKGFMWKYGGGMDRLDLFRISEVDYAKWEKKCRSLKTEASKVKSVVPVVEPLNNIHNELNADCVNSFQENNVNVLNFSVTNGVVPLHSYTNERAQVSGSVLSSLSEAGPSLHNMSGGIQVRHAEYLKNSTDYMENRHCSNSLARESSSCGYLTSGSVYPGVRIANGEDISLGFPKLTQISSTSQEGIEGNVHTGAPPPWFDATKGNKPDLAWKPELRGHVSSKAGKSSKLNQRRVGAAWAERRKLELELESKGGHVNNNFDANWLPNFGRVWQSGTRKESRKEFQAENKATHKADHQSEMLMPLQPYISKRMRKDASE is encoded by the exons ATGaatcagaagaagaagaagaatagcAATGAACAGCAGCAATTCGAATACTGTGAGGTCTGTAGATTAAACCAAAACCAAGGCCGCCGCCATAATTACTTCCCCAACCACAAAACCTCACTCGCCACGCTCCTCACACGCTTCCAATCCAAGCTCACCGACGTGAAATTCTTCCTCAAAACTCCGATGCTTCTTCGCCCTGAGCACGCGCACCAAAATCGCCTGTGGTGTCCGTTCTGTAGTTGCGACATTCTGGAGCTCGATAGCCACTTTGCTTG TGGAAATGCGATTGAGCATTTGGCGAGCGTGGAGCATTGGAAGAGTGTGAAGGGATTTATGTGGAAGTACGGAGGCGGAATGGACCGCCTCGACTTGTTTCGTATTTCTGAGGTGGATTACGCCAAG TGGGAGAAAAAGTGCAGGTCATTGAAGACTGAAGCTTCTAAAGTCAAATCAGTTGTACCTGTTGTTGAACCATTGAATAATATCCACAATGAACTGAATGCTGACTGTGTTAAtagttttcaagaaaataatgtcAATGTTCTTAATTTTTCCGTTACAAATGGTGTTGTGCCTTTACATAGCTATACGAATGAGAGAGCTCAGGTATCTGGTTCAGTATTATCTTCTCTATCAGAGGCTGGTCCTTCTTTACATAATATGTCTGGGGGCATACAAGTGAGACATGCAGAGTACTTGAAGAATTCAACAG ATTACATGGAAAATCGTCATTGCTCCAATTCTCTTGCAAGGGAATCTTCATCCTGTGGTTATCTTACTAGTGGATCT GTTTACCCAGGAGTAAGAATAGCTAATGGAGAGGACATATCTCTgg GTTTCCCAAAATTGACGCAAATTTCTTCTACATCTCAAGAAGGCATTGAAGGAAATGTTCACACTGGAGCACCTCCACCTTGGTTTGATGCGACAAAAGGAAATAAGCCTGATCTTGCATGGAAACCAGAACTGaggggtcatgtttcgtctaAAGCAGGGAAGTCCTCAAAATTGAACCAAAGACGTGTTGGAGCTGCTTGGGCAGAGAGAAGAAAACTTGAATTGGAGTTGGAGAGTAAAGGAGGACATGttaataacaattttgatGCTAATTGGCTCCCTAATTTTGGTAGAGTTTGGCAGTCTGGCACGCGAAAAGAATCTCGAAAAGAATTCCAGGCGGAGAATAAAGCAACCCACAAGGCTGATCATCAATCAGAGATGCTCATGCCATTACAGCCTTATATCAGCAAAAGAATG CGTAAAGATGCAAGTGAATGA
- the LOC105168533 gene encoding kinase-interacting family protein yields MVAKAEKTGGGEAAAAVESVDVAASNHQSRRRRSYKKPSWLLCAIADMDERMKMLTRKIPKEHSGDSFAARANSYYHERPQLLGLLHDLYNGYLSLADRYCQALAKSNQHQNPSYSRCCSPIPILNFDETSQLDEGDTGEVIDSDAESSLSFQPPTPASLQAKEMDPDMVIAELVMKTVEYDIILNELTVVEKRWGESSRKMELQKNLLDVLESERLILLNDNATLGYRVTALVEENKGLASESLFLKRKAAELARCVLKTREDHRVCMLSRKIQDLQGQIYSLEKRNKEYYEQLVKQEEKNKSKVRKSKGGEEVNLEDCFEPGGGAASLRKCFSFNVKRVGDQNANSGIEEGRRVSKLWDKVKKLDVFLCGPHSNPARS; encoded by the exons ATGGTGGCAAAGGCTGAGAAAACTGGTGGTGGAGAGGCGGCCGCGGCTGTTGAGTCGGTGGATGTGGCAGCGTCAAACCATCAATCACGTCGGAGAAGAAGCTACAAGAAACCATCATGGCTTCTCTGCGCCATTGCTG ATATGGATGAGAGGATGAAGATGCTGACGAGGAAGATACCTAAAGAACACAGTGGTGACAGTTTTGCTGCAAGGGCCAATTCTTACTACCACGAGCGCCCTCAGCTGCTGGGATTACTCCATGATTTGTATAACGGTTACCTCTCTTTGGCAGACCGTTACTGCCAGGCACTTGCCAAGAGCAACCAGCACCAAAATCCCAGCTACAGCAGATGCTGTTCCCCAATTCCAATCTTGAACTTCGATGAAACCAGTCAGCTTGATGAAGGAGACACTGGTGAAGTTATTGACTCTGATGCTGAGAGTTCACTGTCTTTCCAGCCCCCGACTCCAGCTTCCTTGCAAGCTAAAGAGATGGATCCTGATATGGTCATTGCAGAGTTGGTTATGAAGACGGTAGagtatgatattattttgaatgagCTTACTGTGGTGGAGAAGCGGTGGGGTGAGTCATCAAGGAAAATGGAGCTGCAAAAGAACTTGCTGGATGTGCTGGAGTCAGAGAGGTTGATTCTGCTGAATGACAATGCGACTTTGGGGTACAGAGTGACAGCATTGGTGGAGGAGAACAAAGGGCTGGCATCTGAATCGTTGTTCTTGAAGAGGAAGGCTGCTGAACTTGCGAGGTGTGTGCTGAAGACAAGGGAGGATCACAGGGTTTGCATGCTGAGTAGGAAAATTCAGGATCTTCAGGGACAGATTTACAGCTTGGAGAAGAGGAACAAGGAGTATTATGAGCAACTTGTGAAACAAGAAGAGAAGAACAAGTCTAAGGTGAGGAAGAGTAAAGGTGGAGAAGAGGTGAATTTGGAAGACTGCTTTGAACCAGGAGGTGGCGCTGCCAGTCTGCGTAAATGCTTTAGCTTCAATGTGAAAAGGGTTGGTGATCAGAATGCAAATAGTGGGATTGAAGAAGGTAGAAGGGTTTCTAAGTTGTGGGATAAGGTCAAGAAGTTGGATGTGTTCCTCTGTGGCCCTCACTCCAATCCTGCTAGATCCTGA
- the LOC105168532 gene encoding probable UDP-N-acetylglucosamine--peptide N-acetylglucosaminyltransferase SEC: MEATTNTSAHHFLLPSSHHLKKQAINITAKASSSPYEKKDKIEIRVCTNRTCRKQGSLEVLQVLSGIAPPFVTVNSCGCLGRCGSGPNIVILPEAVFVAHCGTPTKAATTMSIACGVDDDGDVGSSGKKCLEALALRKRAEEETGRGDFAQAYSLLSQAIDLKPFGGLHIMYKDRSAARLAMGDINGALKDAKEAMTLAPQYPEAYICKGDVLMAMDHCDVAEECYLIALDLDPSIRRSKSFKAKMAKLQEKLAPANLD; this comes from the exons ATGGAGGCTACAACCAACACTTCTGCCCACCATTTTCTTCTCCCTTCAAGTCATCATCTGAAAAAACAAGCAATCAATATAACAGCAAAAGCATCATCATCGCCTTATGAGAAGAAGGATAAGATCGAAATAAGAGTATGTACGAACAGGACATGCAGAAAGCAAGGTTCTTTGGAAGTTTTGCAGGTACTTTCTGGTATTGCTCCCCCATTCGTTACGGTGAACTCCTGCGGTTGCCTTGGGCGTTGTGGGTCGGGTCCGAATATCGTAATATTGCCGGAGGCGGTTTTTGTCGCGCATTGTGGAACCCCCACTAAGGCGGCTACTACGATGTCGATCGCCTGCGGCGTTGATGATGATGGCGATGTGGGGAGTAGTGGAAAGAAGTGTTTGGAGGCGTTGGCCTTGAGGAAAAGAGCTGAAGAAGAGACAGGCCGAGGTGATTTTGCTCAGGCTTATAGTTTACTTTCACAG GCCATAGATCTGAAGCCATTTGGCGGACTCCATATAATGTACAAAGACAG GTCCGCAGCAAGGTTGGCAATGGGAGACATAAATGGAGCGCTTAAGGATGCTAAAGAAGCTATGACTCTTGCGCCTCAATACCCCGAG GCTTATATTTGCAAAGGTGATGTTTTAATGGCTATGGATCATTGTGACGTAGCTGAGGAGTGCTATTTAATTGCTTTAGATTTGGACCCCTCCATTCGGCGTTCAAAATCATTCAAG GCTAAAATGGCAAAGCTTCAAGAGAAGCTAGCTCCTGCAAATTTGGATTGA
- the LOC105168535 gene encoding ALA-interacting subunit 1 isoform X1, producing MSSEDDSSQPTSKSKKPKYSRFTQQELPSCKPILTPGLVIGILICFAIVFVPIGLITFTATENVVEIVDRYDEDCIPLKSPDNPENERVGYIRDAGTNKTCIRTLIIPKKMKPPIYVYYQLDNFYQNHRRYVKSRSDHQLRYPSHASETKTCEPEATTNDNQPIVPCGLIAWSLFNDTYRFSRNNTSLEINKKDIAWHSERTRKFSSQVYPKNFQSGNLIGGAKLDETKPLSEQEDFIVWMRTAALPTFRKLYGRIETDLEAYDQITVIIQNNYNTYSFSGKKKLVISTASWIGGKNDYLGKMYMAVGGTSLLLAIIFTFLYLFKPRPLGDPTYLSWNRNRAAVRES from the exons ATGAGCTCTGAAGATGACTCCTCCCAACCGACCTCCAAGTCCAAGAAGCCCAAAT ATTCTAGGTTTACTCAGCAAGAACTTCCATCTTGCAAGCCAATCTTAACTCCTGGATTG GTCATAGGAATCCTCATCTGTTTTGCAATAGTCTTCGTTCCAATTGGTCTGATCACCTTCACTGCAACAGAAAAT GTGGTTGAAATTGTAGATCGTTACGATGAAGACTGCATTCCTTTGAAATCTCCGGATAATCCAGAAAACGAGAGGGTCGGATACATCCGTGATGCTGGAACGAACAAAACCTGCATCAGGACCTTGATT ATTCCAAAGAAGATGAAGCCCCCGATTTACGTGTATTATCAGCTTGACAATTTCTATCAGAACCATAGACG ATATGTGAAAAGTAGAAGTGATCATCAGCTGCGGTACCCCTCCCATGCGTCTGAGACAAAGACATGTGAACCGGAAGCAACGACGAATGACAACCAGCCCATTGTTCCATGCGGGCTTATCGCTTGGAGCTTATTCAACGACACATACAGGTTTTCGAGGAACAACACTTCCTtagaaatcaacaaaaaggACATCGCTTGGCATAGTGAGAGAACCAGAAAGTTTAGTTCCCAAGTGTACCCGAAAAATTTCCAGAGTGGCAACCTCATTGGCGGTGCAAAACTTGATGAGACCAAACCT TTGAGCGAGCAAGAGGATTTCATCGTCTGGATGCGGACTGCAGCATTGCCCACTTTCAGAAAATTATACGGCAGGATTGAGACTGATCTTGAGGCTTATGATCAGATAACGGTAATAATACAGAACAACTACAACACCTACTCTTTTAGTGGCAAAAAGAAGCTGGTGATTTCTACTGCATCGTGGATTGGTGGGAAGAACGATTACCTGGGCAAGATGTACATGGCGGTCGGTGGAACCAGCTTGTTGCTTgctataattttcacattcCTTTACCTCTTCAAGCCCAG GCCATTGGGGGATCCGACATACCTGTCTTGGAACAGAAATCGTGCTGCAGTCCGAGAATCAtag
- the LOC105168535 gene encoding putative ALA-interacting subunit 4 isoform X2 encodes MKPPIYVYYQLDNFYQNHRRYVKSRSDHQLRYPSHASETKTCEPEATTNDNQPIVPCGLIAWSLFNDTYRFSRNNTSLEINKKDIAWHSERTRKFSSQVYPKNFQSGNLIGGAKLDETKPLSEQEDFIVWMRTAALPTFRKLYGRIETDLEAYDQITVIIQNNYNTYSFSGKKKLVISTASWIGGKNDYLGKMYMAVGGTSLLLAIIFTFLYLFKPRPLGDPTYLSWNRNRAAVRES; translated from the exons ATGAAGCCCCCGATTTACGTGTATTATCAGCTTGACAATTTCTATCAGAACCATAGACG ATATGTGAAAAGTAGAAGTGATCATCAGCTGCGGTACCCCTCCCATGCGTCTGAGACAAAGACATGTGAACCGGAAGCAACGACGAATGACAACCAGCCCATTGTTCCATGCGGGCTTATCGCTTGGAGCTTATTCAACGACACATACAGGTTTTCGAGGAACAACACTTCCTtagaaatcaacaaaaaggACATCGCTTGGCATAGTGAGAGAACCAGAAAGTTTAGTTCCCAAGTGTACCCGAAAAATTTCCAGAGTGGCAACCTCATTGGCGGTGCAAAACTTGATGAGACCAAACCT TTGAGCGAGCAAGAGGATTTCATCGTCTGGATGCGGACTGCAGCATTGCCCACTTTCAGAAAATTATACGGCAGGATTGAGACTGATCTTGAGGCTTATGATCAGATAACGGTAATAATACAGAACAACTACAACACCTACTCTTTTAGTGGCAAAAAGAAGCTGGTGATTTCTACTGCATCGTGGATTGGTGGGAAGAACGATTACCTGGGCAAGATGTACATGGCGGTCGGTGGAACCAGCTTGTTGCTTgctataattttcacattcCTTTACCTCTTCAAGCCCAG GCCATTGGGGGATCCGACATACCTGTCTTGGAACAGAAATCGTGCTGCAGTCCGAGAATCAtag
- the LOC105168697 gene encoding probable carboxylesterase 18 translates to MADNQLQLPFITRLKVLAHNLMKRAIFRSDNTINRRIYNFFNITSPAPATKLIDNTTPISTSNVPVDPSRNLWFRLFVPTTPSNTPLPFILYFHGGGFYAFGPDFFVYDSLCSCLAAQLPAVIASVNYRLAPEHRYPSQYEDGYDTLQFINSHNYAVLPANTDLSNCFIAGDSAGGNIAHHVTVRACNNSQQLDKLRIEGLMLLQPFFGGEERTEAELRLKRAPVLNVEYTDKMWRAFLPAGADRNHHAANVLNYGEVKNVELPRTVVVVGGYDPLQDWQRRYVEWMNKCSKEVELVEYPNAIHGFYLFPEVAEYQLVFHSMREFIKKHQLSS, encoded by the coding sequence ATGGCTGACAATCAACTTCAACTCCCCTTTATTACCAGATTGAAAGTACTCGCTCATAACTTAATGAAACGTGCTATATTTCGCTCTGATAACACCATCAACCGCCGGATTTACAACTTCTTCAACATCACATCACCTGCTCCCGCCACCAAACTCATCGACAACACCACCCCCATCTCCACCTCTAATGTACCCGTTGACCCCTCCCGCAACCTCTGGTTCCGCCTCTTTGTTCCCACTACTCCCTCAAATACACCATTGCCCTTCATTCTCTACTTCCACGGTGGCggattttatgcatttggGCCTGACTTTTTCGTCTATGACAGCCTTTGCAGCTGTCTAGCTGCGCAACTACCTGCTGTCATCGCCTCCGTGAACTACAGGCTTGCCCCTGAACATCGTTACCCCAGCCAATACGAGGATGGTTATGACACCTTGCAATTCATCAACTCACACAACTATGCTGTTTTACCAGCCAACACCGACCTCAGCAATTGCTTCATTGCTGGAGACAGTGCAGGAGGCAACATAGCTCATCATGTAACAGTGAGAGCATGCAACAACTCTCAGCAGTTGGACAAACTAAGGATCGAGGGACTTATGTTGTTGCAGCCATTTTTTGGCGGAGAAGAGCGCACGGAGGCGGAGCTAAGGCTGAAGAGGGCTCCTGTGCTCAATGTGGAGTACACTGACAAGATGTGGAGGGCATTTCTGCCGGCCGGAGCTGACAGAAACCACCATGCAGCCAACGTTTTGAACTATGGGGAAGTGAAGAATGTTGAGTTGCCAAGGACAGTGGTGGTTGTGGGAGGGTATGATCCGCTTCAAGATTGGCAGAGAAGATATGTTGAGTGGATGAACAAATGTAGCAAAGAAGTGGAGTTGGTTGAGTATCCTAATGCAATTCACGGCTTTTATTTGTTCCCAGAAGTTGCTGAATACCAACTGGTGTTTCATAGCATGAGAGAGTTCATCAAGAAGCACCAACTCTCATCCTAG